The following are encoded together in the Equus quagga isolate Etosha38 chromosome 15, UCLA_HA_Equagga_1.0, whole genome shotgun sequence genome:
- the TFAP2B gene encoding transcription factor AP-2-beta isoform X6 — MHSPPRDQAAIMLWKLVENVKYEDIYEDRHDGVPSHSSRLSQLGSVSQGPYSSAPPLSHTPSSDFQPPYFPPPYQPLPYHQSQDPYSHVNDPYSLNPLHQPQQHPWGQRQRQEVGSEAGSLLPQPRAALPQLSGLDPRRDYHSVRRPDVLLHSAHHGLDAGMGDSLSLHGLGHPGMEDVQSVEDANNSGMNLLDQSVIKKVPVPPKSVTSLMMNKDGFLGGMSVNTGEVFCSVPGRLSLLSSTSKYKVTVGEVQRRLSPPECLNASLLGGVLRRAKSKNGGRSLRERLEKIGLNLPAGRRKAANVTLLTSLVEGEAVHLARDFGYICETEFPAKAVSEYLNRQHTDPSDLHSRKNMLLATKQLCKEFTDLLAQDRTPIGNSRPSPILEPGIQSCLTHFSLITHGFGAPAICAALTALQNYLTEALKGMDKMFLNNTTTNRHTSGEGPGSKTGDKEEKHRK, encoded by the exons GACCGGCACGATGGCGTCCCGAGCCACAGCTCGCGGCTCTCCCAGCTGGGCTCGGTGTCGCAAGGACCTTACTCGAGCGCCCCGCCGCTGTCCCACACCCCGTCGTCAGACTTCCAGCCGCCCTACTTCCCGCCCCCCTATCAGCCGCTCCCCTACCACCAGAGCCAGGACCCCTACTCCCACGTCAATGACCCCTACTCCCTGAACCCACTGCACCAGCCCCAGCAGCACCCCTGGGGACAACGGCAGCGGCAAGAAGTGGGTTCAGAAGCCggctctctcctgccccagcctcggGCCGCCTTGCCCCAGCTCTCGGGCCTGGACCCCCGGAGGGACTACCACTCGGTCCGCCGGCCGGACGTGCTGCTGCATTCGGCACACCACGGCCTGGATGCGGGCATGGGTGACAGCCTCTCGCTGCACGGCCTCGGCCATCCCGGAATGGAAGACGTCCAG TCAGTTGAAGATGCCAATAACAGCGGCATGAATCTATTGGACCAGTCTGTCATAAAAAAAG ttcCGGTTCCTCCCAAATCTGTGACTTCCCTGATGATGAATAAAGATGGCTTCCTGGGAGGCATGTCCGTCAACACCGGCGAAGTGTTTTGCTCAGTCCCGGGCCGTTTGTCTCTGCTCAGTTCCACTTCAAAGTACAAAGTAACTGTGGGGGAAGTTCAGAGACGGCTTTCGCCCCCTGAATGCCTCAACGCGTCTCTCCTCGGCGGCGTTCTCAGAAG AGCCAAATCGAAAAATGGGGGGAGATCTTTGCGAGAAAGGCTAGAAAAAATCGGTTTGAATTTACCCGCGGGCAGGCGCAAAGCAGCAAATGTCACGTTACTCACCTCCCTGGTGGAAG GAGAAGCTGTTCACTTAGCTCGGGATTTTGGGTACATTTGTGAAACGGAGTTTCCAGCCAAAGCTGTTTCTGAGTATTTGAACCGGCAGCACACGGACCCCAGTGACCTGCACTCCCGAAAGAATATGCTACTGGCCACCAA GCAACTTTGTAAAGAATTTACGGATCTGCTGGCGCAGGACCGGACGCCAATCGGGAACAGCCGGCCCAGCCCCATCCTGGAGCCGGGGATCCAGAGCTGCCTCACGCACTTCAGCCTCATCACGCACGGCTTCGGCGCCCCGGCCATTTGCGCCGCGCTCACGGCCCTGCAGAACTATCTCACCGAGGCGCTCAAAGGCATGGACAAGATGTTCTTGAACAACACCACCACTAACAGGCACACGTCTGGGGAAGGCCCAGGTAGTAAAACTGGCGACAAggaggagaaacacaggaaatga
- the TFAP2B gene encoding transcription factor AP-2-beta isoform X4 yields MHSPPRDQAAIMLWKLVENVKYEDIYEMLVHTYSSMDRHDGVPSHSSRLSQLGSVSQGPYSSAPPLSHTPSSDFQPPYFPPPYQPLPYHQSQDPYSHVNDPYSLNPLHQPQQHPWGQRQRQEVGSEAGSLLPQPRAALPQLSGLDPRRDYHSVRRPDVLLHSAHHGLDAGMGDSLSLHGLGHPGMEDVQSVEDANNSGMNLLDQSVIKKVPVPPKSVTSLMMNKDGFLGGMSVNTGEVFCSVPGRLSLLSSTSKYKVTVGEVQRRLSPPECLNASLLGGVLRRAKSKNGGRSLRERLEKIGLNLPAGRRKAANVTLLTSLVEGEAVHLARDFGYICETEFPAKAVSEYLNRQHTDPSDLHSRKNMLLATKQLCKEFTDLLAQDRTPIGNSRPSPILEPGIQSCLTHFSLITHGFGAPAICAALTALQNYLTEALKGMDKMFLNNTTTNRHTSGEGPALPAWFMSFFKEDLGFLHNL; encoded by the exons GACCGGCACGATGGCGTCCCGAGCCACAGCTCGCGGCTCTCCCAGCTGGGCTCGGTGTCGCAAGGACCTTACTCGAGCGCCCCGCCGCTGTCCCACACCCCGTCGTCAGACTTCCAGCCGCCCTACTTCCCGCCCCCCTATCAGCCGCTCCCCTACCACCAGAGCCAGGACCCCTACTCCCACGTCAATGACCCCTACTCCCTGAACCCACTGCACCAGCCCCAGCAGCACCCCTGGGGACAACGGCAGCGGCAAGAAGTGGGTTCAGAAGCCggctctctcctgccccagcctcggGCCGCCTTGCCCCAGCTCTCGGGCCTGGACCCCCGGAGGGACTACCACTCGGTCCGCCGGCCGGACGTGCTGCTGCATTCGGCACACCACGGCCTGGATGCGGGCATGGGTGACAGCCTCTCGCTGCACGGCCTCGGCCATCCCGGAATGGAAGACGTCCAG TCAGTTGAAGATGCCAATAACAGCGGCATGAATCTATTGGACCAGTCTGTCATAAAAAAAG ttcCGGTTCCTCCCAAATCTGTGACTTCCCTGATGATGAATAAAGATGGCTTCCTGGGAGGCATGTCCGTCAACACCGGCGAAGTGTTTTGCTCAGTCCCGGGCCGTTTGTCTCTGCTCAGTTCCACTTCAAAGTACAAAGTAACTGTGGGGGAAGTTCAGAGACGGCTTTCGCCCCCTGAATGCCTCAACGCGTCTCTCCTCGGCGGCGTTCTCAGAAG AGCCAAATCGAAAAATGGGGGGAGATCTTTGCGAGAAAGGCTAGAAAAAATCGGTTTGAATTTACCCGCGGGCAGGCGCAAAGCAGCAAATGTCACGTTACTCACCTCCCTGGTGGAAG GAGAAGCTGTTCACTTAGCTCGGGATTTTGGGTACATTTGTGAAACGGAGTTTCCAGCCAAAGCTGTTTCTGAGTATTTGAACCGGCAGCACACGGACCCCAGTGACCTGCACTCCCGAAAGAATATGCTACTGGCCACCAA GCAACTTTGTAAAGAATTTACGGATCTGCTGGCGCAGGACCGGACGCCAATCGGGAACAGCCGGCCCAGCCCCATCCTGGAGCCGGGGATCCAGAGCTGCCTCACGCACTTCAGCCTCATCACGCACGGCTTCGGCGCCCCGGCCATTTGCGCCGCGCTCACGGCCCTGCAGAACTATCTCACCGAGGCGCTCAAAGGCATGGACAAGATGTTCTTGAACAACACCACCACTAACAGGCACACGTCTGGGGAAGGCCCAG ctTTGCCCGCATGGTTTATGAGCTTCTTCAAAGAGGACTTGGGCTTCCTACACAATCTATAa
- the TFAP2B gene encoding transcription factor AP-2-beta isoform X7: MLVHTYSSMDRHDGVPSHSSRLSQLGSVSQGPYSSAPPLSHTPSSDFQPPYFPPPYQPLPYHQSQDPYSHVNDPYSLNPLHQPQQHPWGQRQRQEVGSEAGSLLPQPRAALPQLSGLDPRRDYHSVRRPDVLLHSAHHGLDAGMGDSLSLHGLGHPGMEDVQSVEDANNSGMNLLDQSVIKKVPVPPKSVTSLMMNKDGFLGGMSVNTGEVFCSVPGRLSLLSSTSKYKVTVGEVQRRLSPPECLNASLLGGVLRRAKSKNGGRSLRERLEKIGLNLPAGRRKAANVTLLTSLVEGEAVHLARDFGYICETEFPAKAVSEYLNRQHTDPSDLHSRKNMLLATKQLCKEFTDLLAQDRTPIGNSRPSPILEPGIQSCLTHFSLITHGFGAPAICAALTALQNYLTEALKGMDKMFLNNTTTNRHTSGEGPGEVGLPHRETQKGQWNLLYVRFSTSWLLY, encoded by the exons GACCGGCACGATGGCGTCCCGAGCCACAGCTCGCGGCTCTCCCAGCTGGGCTCGGTGTCGCAAGGACCTTACTCGAGCGCCCCGCCGCTGTCCCACACCCCGTCGTCAGACTTCCAGCCGCCCTACTTCCCGCCCCCCTATCAGCCGCTCCCCTACCACCAGAGCCAGGACCCCTACTCCCACGTCAATGACCCCTACTCCCTGAACCCACTGCACCAGCCCCAGCAGCACCCCTGGGGACAACGGCAGCGGCAAGAAGTGGGTTCAGAAGCCggctctctcctgccccagcctcggGCCGCCTTGCCCCAGCTCTCGGGCCTGGACCCCCGGAGGGACTACCACTCGGTCCGCCGGCCGGACGTGCTGCTGCATTCGGCACACCACGGCCTGGATGCGGGCATGGGTGACAGCCTCTCGCTGCACGGCCTCGGCCATCCCGGAATGGAAGACGTCCAG TCAGTTGAAGATGCCAATAACAGCGGCATGAATCTATTGGACCAGTCTGTCATAAAAAAAG ttcCGGTTCCTCCCAAATCTGTGACTTCCCTGATGATGAATAAAGATGGCTTCCTGGGAGGCATGTCCGTCAACACCGGCGAAGTGTTTTGCTCAGTCCCGGGCCGTTTGTCTCTGCTCAGTTCCACTTCAAAGTACAAAGTAACTGTGGGGGAAGTTCAGAGACGGCTTTCGCCCCCTGAATGCCTCAACGCGTCTCTCCTCGGCGGCGTTCTCAGAAG AGCCAAATCGAAAAATGGGGGGAGATCTTTGCGAGAAAGGCTAGAAAAAATCGGTTTGAATTTACCCGCGGGCAGGCGCAAAGCAGCAAATGTCACGTTACTCACCTCCCTGGTGGAAG GAGAAGCTGTTCACTTAGCTCGGGATTTTGGGTACATTTGTGAAACGGAGTTTCCAGCCAAAGCTGTTTCTGAGTATTTGAACCGGCAGCACACGGACCCCAGTGACCTGCACTCCCGAAAGAATATGCTACTGGCCACCAA GCAACTTTGTAAAGAATTTACGGATCTGCTGGCGCAGGACCGGACGCCAATCGGGAACAGCCGGCCCAGCCCCATCCTGGAGCCGGGGATCCAGAGCTGCCTCACGCACTTCAGCCTCATCACGCACGGCTTCGGCGCCCCGGCCATTTGCGCCGCGCTCACGGCCCTGCAGAACTATCTCACCGAGGCGCTCAAAGGCATGGACAAGATGTTCTTGAACAACACCACCACTAACAGGCACACGTCTGGGGAAGGCCCAG gtgAAGTTGGACTTCCCCATAGGGAAACACAGAAGGGACAATGGAATCTGCTTTATGTGAGATTTTCCACTTCTTGGCttctttattaa
- the TFAP2B gene encoding transcription factor AP-2-beta isoform X5: MHSPPRDQAAIMLWKLVENVKYEDIYEMLVHTYSSMDRHDGVPSHSSRLSQLGSVSQGPYSSAPPLSHTPSSDFQPPYFPPPYQPLPYHQSQDPYSHVNDPYSLNPLHQPQQHPWGQRQRQEVGSEAGSLLPQPRAALPQLSGLDPRRDYHSVRRPDVLLHSAHHGLDAGMGDSLSLHGLGHPGMEDVQSVEDANNSGMNLLDQSVIKKVPVPPKSVTSLMMNKDGFLGGMSVNTGEVFCSVPGRLSLLSSTSKYKVTVGEVQRRLSPPECLNASLLGGVLRRAKSKNGGRSLRERLEKIGLNLPAGRRKAANVTLLTSLVEGEAVHLARDFGYICETEFPAKAVSEYLNRQHTDPSDLHSRKNMLLATKQLCKEFTDLLAQDRTPIGNSRPSPILEPGIQSCLTHFSLITHGFGAPAICAALTALQNYLTEALKGMDKMFLNNTTTNRHTSGEGPGQRAPRV; this comes from the exons GACCGGCACGATGGCGTCCCGAGCCACAGCTCGCGGCTCTCCCAGCTGGGCTCGGTGTCGCAAGGACCTTACTCGAGCGCCCCGCCGCTGTCCCACACCCCGTCGTCAGACTTCCAGCCGCCCTACTTCCCGCCCCCCTATCAGCCGCTCCCCTACCACCAGAGCCAGGACCCCTACTCCCACGTCAATGACCCCTACTCCCTGAACCCACTGCACCAGCCCCAGCAGCACCCCTGGGGACAACGGCAGCGGCAAGAAGTGGGTTCAGAAGCCggctctctcctgccccagcctcggGCCGCCTTGCCCCAGCTCTCGGGCCTGGACCCCCGGAGGGACTACCACTCGGTCCGCCGGCCGGACGTGCTGCTGCATTCGGCACACCACGGCCTGGATGCGGGCATGGGTGACAGCCTCTCGCTGCACGGCCTCGGCCATCCCGGAATGGAAGACGTCCAG TCAGTTGAAGATGCCAATAACAGCGGCATGAATCTATTGGACCAGTCTGTCATAAAAAAAG ttcCGGTTCCTCCCAAATCTGTGACTTCCCTGATGATGAATAAAGATGGCTTCCTGGGAGGCATGTCCGTCAACACCGGCGAAGTGTTTTGCTCAGTCCCGGGCCGTTTGTCTCTGCTCAGTTCCACTTCAAAGTACAAAGTAACTGTGGGGGAAGTTCAGAGACGGCTTTCGCCCCCTGAATGCCTCAACGCGTCTCTCCTCGGCGGCGTTCTCAGAAG AGCCAAATCGAAAAATGGGGGGAGATCTTTGCGAGAAAGGCTAGAAAAAATCGGTTTGAATTTACCCGCGGGCAGGCGCAAAGCAGCAAATGTCACGTTACTCACCTCCCTGGTGGAAG GAGAAGCTGTTCACTTAGCTCGGGATTTTGGGTACATTTGTGAAACGGAGTTTCCAGCCAAAGCTGTTTCTGAGTATTTGAACCGGCAGCACACGGACCCCAGTGACCTGCACTCCCGAAAGAATATGCTACTGGCCACCAA GCAACTTTGTAAAGAATTTACGGATCTGCTGGCGCAGGACCGGACGCCAATCGGGAACAGCCGGCCCAGCCCCATCCTGGAGCCGGGGATCCAGAGCTGCCTCACGCACTTCAGCCTCATCACGCACGGCTTCGGCGCCCCGGCCATTTGCGCCGCGCTCACGGCCCTGCAGAACTATCTCACCGAGGCGCTCAAAGGCATGGACAAGATGTTCTTGAACAACACCACCACTAACAGGCACACGTCTGGGGAAGGCCCAG GGCAACGCGCCCCACGCGTGTGA
- the TFAP2B gene encoding transcription factor AP-2-beta isoform X2: MHSPPRDQAAIMLWKLVENVKYEDIYEMLVHTYSSMDRHDGVPSHSSRLSQLGSVSQGPYSSAPPLSHTPSSDFQPPYFPPPYQPLPYHQSQDPYSHVNDPYSLNPLHQPQQHPWGQRQRQEVGSEAGSLLPQPRAALPQLSGLDPRRDYHSVRRPDVLLHSAHHGLDAGMGDSLSLHGLGHPGMEDVQSVEDANNSGMNLLDQSVIKKVPVPPKSVTSLMMNKDGFLGGMSVNTGEVFCSVPGRLSLLSSTSKYKVTVGEVQRRLSPPECLNASLLGGVLRRAKSKNGGRSLRERLEKIGLNLPAGRRKAANVTLLTSLVEGEAVHLARDFGYICETEFPAKAVSEYLNRQHTDPSDLHSRKNMLLATKQLCKEFTDLLAQDRTPIGNSRPSPILEPGIQSCLTHFSLITHGFGAPAICAALTALQNYLTEALKGMDKMFLNNTTTNRHTSGEGPGEVGLPHRETQKGQWNLLYIFLQKG, encoded by the exons GACCGGCACGATGGCGTCCCGAGCCACAGCTCGCGGCTCTCCCAGCTGGGCTCGGTGTCGCAAGGACCTTACTCGAGCGCCCCGCCGCTGTCCCACACCCCGTCGTCAGACTTCCAGCCGCCCTACTTCCCGCCCCCCTATCAGCCGCTCCCCTACCACCAGAGCCAGGACCCCTACTCCCACGTCAATGACCCCTACTCCCTGAACCCACTGCACCAGCCCCAGCAGCACCCCTGGGGACAACGGCAGCGGCAAGAAGTGGGTTCAGAAGCCggctctctcctgccccagcctcggGCCGCCTTGCCCCAGCTCTCGGGCCTGGACCCCCGGAGGGACTACCACTCGGTCCGCCGGCCGGACGTGCTGCTGCATTCGGCACACCACGGCCTGGATGCGGGCATGGGTGACAGCCTCTCGCTGCACGGCCTCGGCCATCCCGGAATGGAAGACGTCCAG TCAGTTGAAGATGCCAATAACAGCGGCATGAATCTATTGGACCAGTCTGTCATAAAAAAAG ttcCGGTTCCTCCCAAATCTGTGACTTCCCTGATGATGAATAAAGATGGCTTCCTGGGAGGCATGTCCGTCAACACCGGCGAAGTGTTTTGCTCAGTCCCGGGCCGTTTGTCTCTGCTCAGTTCCACTTCAAAGTACAAAGTAACTGTGGGGGAAGTTCAGAGACGGCTTTCGCCCCCTGAATGCCTCAACGCGTCTCTCCTCGGCGGCGTTCTCAGAAG AGCCAAATCGAAAAATGGGGGGAGATCTTTGCGAGAAAGGCTAGAAAAAATCGGTTTGAATTTACCCGCGGGCAGGCGCAAAGCAGCAAATGTCACGTTACTCACCTCCCTGGTGGAAG GAGAAGCTGTTCACTTAGCTCGGGATTTTGGGTACATTTGTGAAACGGAGTTTCCAGCCAAAGCTGTTTCTGAGTATTTGAACCGGCAGCACACGGACCCCAGTGACCTGCACTCCCGAAAGAATATGCTACTGGCCACCAA GCAACTTTGTAAAGAATTTACGGATCTGCTGGCGCAGGACCGGACGCCAATCGGGAACAGCCGGCCCAGCCCCATCCTGGAGCCGGGGATCCAGAGCTGCCTCACGCACTTCAGCCTCATCACGCACGGCTTCGGCGCCCCGGCCATTTGCGCCGCGCTCACGGCCCTGCAGAACTATCTCACCGAGGCGCTCAAAGGCATGGACAAGATGTTCTTGAACAACACCACCACTAACAGGCACACGTCTGGGGAAGGCCCAG gtgAAGTTGGACTTCCCCATAGGGAAACACAGAAGGGACAATGGAATCTGCTTTAT ATTTTCCTACAGAAAGGTTAG
- the TFAP2B gene encoding transcription factor AP-2-beta isoform X3 codes for MHSPPRDQAAIMLWKLVENVKYEDIYEDRHDGVPSHSSRLSQLGSVSQGPYSSAPPLSHTPSSDFQPPYFPPPYQPLPYHQSQDPYSHVNDPYSLNPLHQPQQHPWGQRQRQEVGSEAGSLLPQPRAALPQLSGLDPRRDYHSVRRPDVLLHSAHHGLDAGMGDSLSLHGLGHPGMEDVQSVEDANNSGMNLLDQSVIKKVPVPPKSVTSLMMNKDGFLGGMSVNTGEVFCSVPGRLSLLSSTSKYKVTVGEVQRRLSPPECLNASLLGGVLRRAKSKNGGRSLRERLEKIGLNLPAGRRKAANVTLLTSLVEGEAVHLARDFGYICETEFPAKAVSEYLNRQHTDPSDLHSRKNMLLATKQLCKEFTDLLAQDRTPIGNSRPSPILEPGIQSCLTHFSLITHGFGAPAICAALTALQNYLTEALKGMDKMFLNNTTTNRHTSGEGPGEVGLPHRETQKGQWNLLYVRFSTSWLLY; via the exons GACCGGCACGATGGCGTCCCGAGCCACAGCTCGCGGCTCTCCCAGCTGGGCTCGGTGTCGCAAGGACCTTACTCGAGCGCCCCGCCGCTGTCCCACACCCCGTCGTCAGACTTCCAGCCGCCCTACTTCCCGCCCCCCTATCAGCCGCTCCCCTACCACCAGAGCCAGGACCCCTACTCCCACGTCAATGACCCCTACTCCCTGAACCCACTGCACCAGCCCCAGCAGCACCCCTGGGGACAACGGCAGCGGCAAGAAGTGGGTTCAGAAGCCggctctctcctgccccagcctcggGCCGCCTTGCCCCAGCTCTCGGGCCTGGACCCCCGGAGGGACTACCACTCGGTCCGCCGGCCGGACGTGCTGCTGCATTCGGCACACCACGGCCTGGATGCGGGCATGGGTGACAGCCTCTCGCTGCACGGCCTCGGCCATCCCGGAATGGAAGACGTCCAG TCAGTTGAAGATGCCAATAACAGCGGCATGAATCTATTGGACCAGTCTGTCATAAAAAAAG ttcCGGTTCCTCCCAAATCTGTGACTTCCCTGATGATGAATAAAGATGGCTTCCTGGGAGGCATGTCCGTCAACACCGGCGAAGTGTTTTGCTCAGTCCCGGGCCGTTTGTCTCTGCTCAGTTCCACTTCAAAGTACAAAGTAACTGTGGGGGAAGTTCAGAGACGGCTTTCGCCCCCTGAATGCCTCAACGCGTCTCTCCTCGGCGGCGTTCTCAGAAG AGCCAAATCGAAAAATGGGGGGAGATCTTTGCGAGAAAGGCTAGAAAAAATCGGTTTGAATTTACCCGCGGGCAGGCGCAAAGCAGCAAATGTCACGTTACTCACCTCCCTGGTGGAAG GAGAAGCTGTTCACTTAGCTCGGGATTTTGGGTACATTTGTGAAACGGAGTTTCCAGCCAAAGCTGTTTCTGAGTATTTGAACCGGCAGCACACGGACCCCAGTGACCTGCACTCCCGAAAGAATATGCTACTGGCCACCAA GCAACTTTGTAAAGAATTTACGGATCTGCTGGCGCAGGACCGGACGCCAATCGGGAACAGCCGGCCCAGCCCCATCCTGGAGCCGGGGATCCAGAGCTGCCTCACGCACTTCAGCCTCATCACGCACGGCTTCGGCGCCCCGGCCATTTGCGCCGCGCTCACGGCCCTGCAGAACTATCTCACCGAGGCGCTCAAAGGCATGGACAAGATGTTCTTGAACAACACCACCACTAACAGGCACACGTCTGGGGAAGGCCCAG gtgAAGTTGGACTTCCCCATAGGGAAACACAGAAGGGACAATGGAATCTGCTTTATGTGAGATTTTCCACTTCTTGGCttctttattaa
- the TFAP2B gene encoding transcription factor AP-2-beta isoform X1: MHSPPRDQAAIMLWKLVENVKYEDIYEMLVHTYSSMDRHDGVPSHSSRLSQLGSVSQGPYSSAPPLSHTPSSDFQPPYFPPPYQPLPYHQSQDPYSHVNDPYSLNPLHQPQQHPWGQRQRQEVGSEAGSLLPQPRAALPQLSGLDPRRDYHSVRRPDVLLHSAHHGLDAGMGDSLSLHGLGHPGMEDVQSVEDANNSGMNLLDQSVIKKVPVPPKSVTSLMMNKDGFLGGMSVNTGEVFCSVPGRLSLLSSTSKYKVTVGEVQRRLSPPECLNASLLGGVLRRAKSKNGGRSLRERLEKIGLNLPAGRRKAANVTLLTSLVEGEAVHLARDFGYICETEFPAKAVSEYLNRQHTDPSDLHSRKNMLLATKQLCKEFTDLLAQDRTPIGNSRPSPILEPGIQSCLTHFSLITHGFGAPAICAALTALQNYLTEALKGMDKMFLNNTTTNRHTSGEGPGEVGLPHRETQKGQWNLLYVRFSTSWLLY; encoded by the exons GACCGGCACGATGGCGTCCCGAGCCACAGCTCGCGGCTCTCCCAGCTGGGCTCGGTGTCGCAAGGACCTTACTCGAGCGCCCCGCCGCTGTCCCACACCCCGTCGTCAGACTTCCAGCCGCCCTACTTCCCGCCCCCCTATCAGCCGCTCCCCTACCACCAGAGCCAGGACCCCTACTCCCACGTCAATGACCCCTACTCCCTGAACCCACTGCACCAGCCCCAGCAGCACCCCTGGGGACAACGGCAGCGGCAAGAAGTGGGTTCAGAAGCCggctctctcctgccccagcctcggGCCGCCTTGCCCCAGCTCTCGGGCCTGGACCCCCGGAGGGACTACCACTCGGTCCGCCGGCCGGACGTGCTGCTGCATTCGGCACACCACGGCCTGGATGCGGGCATGGGTGACAGCCTCTCGCTGCACGGCCTCGGCCATCCCGGAATGGAAGACGTCCAG TCAGTTGAAGATGCCAATAACAGCGGCATGAATCTATTGGACCAGTCTGTCATAAAAAAAG ttcCGGTTCCTCCCAAATCTGTGACTTCCCTGATGATGAATAAAGATGGCTTCCTGGGAGGCATGTCCGTCAACACCGGCGAAGTGTTTTGCTCAGTCCCGGGCCGTTTGTCTCTGCTCAGTTCCACTTCAAAGTACAAAGTAACTGTGGGGGAAGTTCAGAGACGGCTTTCGCCCCCTGAATGCCTCAACGCGTCTCTCCTCGGCGGCGTTCTCAGAAG AGCCAAATCGAAAAATGGGGGGAGATCTTTGCGAGAAAGGCTAGAAAAAATCGGTTTGAATTTACCCGCGGGCAGGCGCAAAGCAGCAAATGTCACGTTACTCACCTCCCTGGTGGAAG GAGAAGCTGTTCACTTAGCTCGGGATTTTGGGTACATTTGTGAAACGGAGTTTCCAGCCAAAGCTGTTTCTGAGTATTTGAACCGGCAGCACACGGACCCCAGTGACCTGCACTCCCGAAAGAATATGCTACTGGCCACCAA GCAACTTTGTAAAGAATTTACGGATCTGCTGGCGCAGGACCGGACGCCAATCGGGAACAGCCGGCCCAGCCCCATCCTGGAGCCGGGGATCCAGAGCTGCCTCACGCACTTCAGCCTCATCACGCACGGCTTCGGCGCCCCGGCCATTTGCGCCGCGCTCACGGCCCTGCAGAACTATCTCACCGAGGCGCTCAAAGGCATGGACAAGATGTTCTTGAACAACACCACCACTAACAGGCACACGTCTGGGGAAGGCCCAG gtgAAGTTGGACTTCCCCATAGGGAAACACAGAAGGGACAATGGAATCTGCTTTATGTGAGATTTTCCACTTCTTGGCttctttattaa
- the TFAP2B gene encoding transcription factor AP-2-beta isoform X8: protein MHSPPRDQAAIMLWKLVENVKYEDIYEDRHDGVPSHSSRLSQLGSVSQGPYSSAPPLSHTPSSDFQPPYFPPPYQPLPYHQSQDPYSHVNDPYSLNPLHQPQQHPWGQRQRQEVGSEAGSLLPQPRAALPQLSGLDPRRDYHSVRRPDVLLHSAHHGLDAGMGDSLSLHGLGHPGMEDVQSVEDANNSGMNLLDQSVIKKVPVPPKSVTSLMMNKDGFLGGMSVNTGEVFCSVPGRLSLLSSTSKYKVTVGEVQRRLSPPECLNASLLGGVLRRAKSKNGGRSLRERLEKIGLNLPAGRRKAANVTLLTSLVEGEAVHLARDFGYICETEFPAKAVSEYLNRQHTDPSDLHSRKNMLLATKQLCKEFTDLLAQDRTPIGNSRPSPILEPGIQSCLTHFSLITHGFGAPAICAALTALQNYLTEALKGMDKMFLNNTTTNRHTSGEGPGQRAPRV from the exons GACCGGCACGATGGCGTCCCGAGCCACAGCTCGCGGCTCTCCCAGCTGGGCTCGGTGTCGCAAGGACCTTACTCGAGCGCCCCGCCGCTGTCCCACACCCCGTCGTCAGACTTCCAGCCGCCCTACTTCCCGCCCCCCTATCAGCCGCTCCCCTACCACCAGAGCCAGGACCCCTACTCCCACGTCAATGACCCCTACTCCCTGAACCCACTGCACCAGCCCCAGCAGCACCCCTGGGGACAACGGCAGCGGCAAGAAGTGGGTTCAGAAGCCggctctctcctgccccagcctcggGCCGCCTTGCCCCAGCTCTCGGGCCTGGACCCCCGGAGGGACTACCACTCGGTCCGCCGGCCGGACGTGCTGCTGCATTCGGCACACCACGGCCTGGATGCGGGCATGGGTGACAGCCTCTCGCTGCACGGCCTCGGCCATCCCGGAATGGAAGACGTCCAG TCAGTTGAAGATGCCAATAACAGCGGCATGAATCTATTGGACCAGTCTGTCATAAAAAAAG ttcCGGTTCCTCCCAAATCTGTGACTTCCCTGATGATGAATAAAGATGGCTTCCTGGGAGGCATGTCCGTCAACACCGGCGAAGTGTTTTGCTCAGTCCCGGGCCGTTTGTCTCTGCTCAGTTCCACTTCAAAGTACAAAGTAACTGTGGGGGAAGTTCAGAGACGGCTTTCGCCCCCTGAATGCCTCAACGCGTCTCTCCTCGGCGGCGTTCTCAGAAG AGCCAAATCGAAAAATGGGGGGAGATCTTTGCGAGAAAGGCTAGAAAAAATCGGTTTGAATTTACCCGCGGGCAGGCGCAAAGCAGCAAATGTCACGTTACTCACCTCCCTGGTGGAAG GAGAAGCTGTTCACTTAGCTCGGGATTTTGGGTACATTTGTGAAACGGAGTTTCCAGCCAAAGCTGTTTCTGAGTATTTGAACCGGCAGCACACGGACCCCAGTGACCTGCACTCCCGAAAGAATATGCTACTGGCCACCAA GCAACTTTGTAAAGAATTTACGGATCTGCTGGCGCAGGACCGGACGCCAATCGGGAACAGCCGGCCCAGCCCCATCCTGGAGCCGGGGATCCAGAGCTGCCTCACGCACTTCAGCCTCATCACGCACGGCTTCGGCGCCCCGGCCATTTGCGCCGCGCTCACGGCCCTGCAGAACTATCTCACCGAGGCGCTCAAAGGCATGGACAAGATGTTCTTGAACAACACCACCACTAACAGGCACACGTCTGGGGAAGGCCCAG GGCAACGCGCCCCACGCGTGTGA